A section of the Maylandia zebra isolate NMK-2024a linkage group LG8, Mzebra_GT3a, whole genome shotgun sequence genome encodes:
- the hlfb gene encoding HLF transcription factor, PAR bZIP family member b isoform X2: MQGGVMEKISRHPGPLTPLSPGFLPMATHGVLKSLLENPVKLPLQHEAFSKEHEKEKNLEEERSAPQSAFLGPTLWDKTLPYDGDTFQLEYMDLEEFLSENGIPSSPSHHHHDHHPPHAPPRQPPIMTPAPPTPAPSVIDLSNHASASVHTTVVSPNCLHGSPAAAGLSNSRNTSSPIDPDSIQVPVSFEPDPADLALSSVPGQEIFDPRKRKFSVEELKPQPMIKKARKVFIPDEMKDDKYWARRRKNNLAAKRSRDARRLKENQIAIRASFLEKENSALRQEVADLRKELGRTKNILAKYEAQHGPL; encoded by the exons ATGCAAGGAGGCGTGATGGAGAAGATTTCCCGACACCCCGGCCCGCTCACCCCGCTCAGCCCGGGCTTCCTGCCCATGGCCACGCACGGAGTGCTCAAGTCGCTGCTGGAGAACCCAGTGAAGCTGCCGCTGCAGCACGAag CTTTCAGCAAAGAGCACGAGAAGGAGAAAAACCTAGAAGAAGAGCGCAGCGCCCCCCAGTCGGCCTTCCTGGGCCCCACGCTGTGGGACAAAACCCTCCCCTACGATGGAGACACCTTTCAGCTGGAGTACATGGACCTGGAGGAGTTTCTGTCTGAGAACGGGATCCCTTCCAGCCCCTCCCATCACCACCACGACCACCACCCACCACACGCTCCACCACGCCAGCCGCCAATCATGACACCAGCCCCTCCCACGCCAGCACCTTCAGTGATTGACCTTAGCAACCACGCCTCCGCCTCTGTGCACACGACTGTCGTCTCCCCGAACTGCCTGCACGGCAGCCCGGCAGCAGCAG gCCTCTCAAACTCCAGAAACACCTCCAGCCCCATCGACCCAGACTCCATCCAGGTCCCCGTCAGCTTTGAGCCCGACCCAGCTGACCTGGCTCTGTCCAGCGTCCCGGGTCAGGAGATCTTCGACCCGCGCAAGCGCAAGTTCTCGGTCGAGGAGCTGAAACCGCAGCCGATGATCAAGAAGGCTCGAAAGGTCTTCATCCCGGACGAAATGAAG GATGACAAATACTGGGCCCGGCGCAGGAAGAACAATTTAGCTGCTAAGCGCTCCCGGGACGCCCGACGCCTCAAGGAAAACCAGATCGCCATCCGGGCCAGCTTCCTGGAGAAGGAGAACTCTGCTCTGAGGCAGGAAGTGGCCGACCTGCGGAAAGAGCTCGGACGCACCAAGAATATCCTCGCCAAGTACGAGGCCCAGCACGGGCCGCTGTGA
- the hlfb gene encoding HLF transcription factor, PAR bZIP family member b isoform X1, which translates to MQGGVMEKISRHPGPLTPLSPGFLPMATHGVLKSLLENPVKLPLQHEAFSKEHEKEKNLEEERSAPQSAFLGPTLWDKTLPYDGDTFQLEYMDLEEFLSENGIPSSPSHHHHDHHPPHAPPRQPPIMTPAPPTPAPSVIDLSNHASASVHTTVVSPNCLHGSPAAAGLSNSRNTSSPIDPDSIQVPVSFEPDPADLALSSVPGQEIFDPRKRKFSVEELKPQPMIKKARKVFIPDEMKQDDKYWARRRKNNLAAKRSRDARRLKENQIAIRASFLEKENSALRQEVADLRKELGRTKNILAKYEAQHGPL; encoded by the exons ATGCAAGGAGGCGTGATGGAGAAGATTTCCCGACACCCCGGCCCGCTCACCCCGCTCAGCCCGGGCTTCCTGCCCATGGCCACGCACGGAGTGCTCAAGTCGCTGCTGGAGAACCCAGTGAAGCTGCCGCTGCAGCACGAag CTTTCAGCAAAGAGCACGAGAAGGAGAAAAACCTAGAAGAAGAGCGCAGCGCCCCCCAGTCGGCCTTCCTGGGCCCCACGCTGTGGGACAAAACCCTCCCCTACGATGGAGACACCTTTCAGCTGGAGTACATGGACCTGGAGGAGTTTCTGTCTGAGAACGGGATCCCTTCCAGCCCCTCCCATCACCACCACGACCACCACCCACCACACGCTCCACCACGCCAGCCGCCAATCATGACACCAGCCCCTCCCACGCCAGCACCTTCAGTGATTGACCTTAGCAACCACGCCTCCGCCTCTGTGCACACGACTGTCGTCTCCCCGAACTGCCTGCACGGCAGCCCGGCAGCAGCAG gCCTCTCAAACTCCAGAAACACCTCCAGCCCCATCGACCCAGACTCCATCCAGGTCCCCGTCAGCTTTGAGCCCGACCCAGCTGACCTGGCTCTGTCCAGCGTCCCGGGTCAGGAGATCTTCGACCCGCGCAAGCGCAAGTTCTCGGTCGAGGAGCTGAAACCGCAGCCGATGATCAAGAAGGCTCGAAAGGTCTTCATCCCGGACGAAATGAAG CAGGATGACAAATACTGGGCCCGGCGCAGGAAGAACAATTTAGCTGCTAAGCGCTCCCGGGACGCCCGACGCCTCAAGGAAAACCAGATCGCCATCCGGGCCAGCTTCCTGGAGAAGGAGAACTCTGCTCTGAGGCAGGAAGTGGCCGACCTGCGGAAAGAGCTCGGACGCACCAAGAATATCCTCGCCAAGTACGAGGCCCAGCACGGGCCGCTGTGA